The Bosea sp. F3-2 genome window below encodes:
- a CDS encoding GNAT family N-acetyltransferase — translation MIADNGSSIAEAHFSENAWFRAVYADETIVGFIMLHIGSDHDDGIEYPGAFLWRFMIGGRFQRLGFGRAAIELLARDLKFRGFQELRVGYGIGEGSPEPFYSSLGFVPTGRKYGEEELEAALKFPSQHDDFVELSA, via the coding sequence ATGATTGCTGACAATGGCTCCTCGATCGCGGAAGCCCATTTTTCAGAGAACGCTTGGTTCCGAGCAGTCTACGCAGACGAAACGATCGTCGGCTTCATCATGCTGCACATCGGGAGCGATCACGACGACGGAATTGAATATCCGGGCGCCTTCCTCTGGCGGTTCATGATCGGTGGACGCTTTCAGCGTTTGGGGTTTGGCAGGGCCGCCATCGAGCTGCTAGCGCGAGATCTCAAGTTCCGCGGCTTCCAGGAACTGCGGGTCGGCTACGGAATCGGCGAAGGGAGCCCGGAGCCATTCTATTCGAGCCTGGGGTTCGTTCCCACAGGCAGAAAGTATGGCGAAGAAGAGCTCGAGGCCGCACTCAAATTTCCGTCGCAACATGACG